A region of Flocculibacter collagenilyticus DNA encodes the following proteins:
- a CDS encoding GNAT family N-acetyltransferase, whose amino-acid sequence MKLETQRTYIREFCLEDAEAVLAFNGNEQVTQYTGDAGMVKTLTDAKNIIANIWLREYKEYGYGRWAVVEKSSNKVIGFCGLKYLPDVGAPDIGYRFLPECWGKGYATETATACIEYCKTHLGVKKIIGDVMEDNIASVKILQKLGLTFSGYIKEDGQTFMRFMSAA is encoded by the coding sequence GTGAAACTTGAAACACAACGAACCTACATTAGAGAGTTCTGCCTAGAAGATGCAGAAGCCGTGCTTGCTTTTAACGGCAATGAGCAAGTAACACAGTACACGGGAGATGCTGGCATGGTTAAAACACTTACCGATGCCAAAAATATTATCGCTAATATTTGGCTACGCGAATATAAAGAATACGGCTATGGGCGCTGGGCGGTGGTAGAAAAGTCATCAAACAAGGTTATTGGTTTTTGTGGACTTAAATACCTGCCAGACGTGGGAGCACCTGATATTGGCTATCGCTTTTTACCAGAGTGTTGGGGCAAAGGCTATGCAACAGAAACCGCAACTGCATGTATCGAATATTGCAAAACCCACTTAGGTGTTAAGAAAATTATCGGCGACGTTATGGAAGACAATATCGCATCGGTAAAAATACTCCAAAAGCTAGGCCTAACATTTAGCGGCTACATCAAAGAAGATGGGCAAACGTTTATGCGCTTTATGTCCGCAGCTTAG
- a CDS encoding mechanosensitive ion channel family protein, protein MWGLINEKLNVWLETGIKHVPNFVVAVLIAVIFALSSRFITSAVKKLLVRSMDSKQIADLLAAIFQIIFVTVGIFIALDFLGLKGTVTSLLAGAGIVGLAIGFAFQDMTENLIAGIAMGVRKPFKIGDIIEADDVFGTVETINLRNTLVETFFGQRVIVPNKILFRNKLTNYTTKRVRRIEVPVGISYGDDPQKAEEVIVEAINALDFVIKKEETAVYASGFGDSSIDLLVWFWIDYPGETGFMQARHMAVVEVKKALEQSDILIPFPIRTLDFGAKGGRELDAIIEEKINIARMKENKASPDESNNSKNNDSEKKQSSQGQASSSSKQGEPNSDSGSKEHSEETA, encoded by the coding sequence ATGTGGGGACTTATTAACGAAAAGCTCAATGTATGGCTGGAAACGGGCATCAAGCATGTGCCAAATTTTGTTGTGGCGGTGTTAATTGCTGTCATTTTTGCACTGAGTTCTCGGTTTATTACATCAGCAGTTAAAAAACTGCTTGTGCGATCGATGGATTCTAAACAGATAGCAGATCTATTAGCCGCTATCTTCCAAATTATTTTTGTTACCGTAGGTATTTTTATTGCCTTAGACTTTTTAGGGCTAAAAGGGACGGTAACCTCTTTACTGGCTGGTGCAGGTATTGTGGGTCTTGCAATTGGTTTTGCTTTCCAAGATATGACCGAAAACCTGATCGCTGGTATTGCAATGGGGGTAAGAAAACCGTTTAAAATTGGCGATATTATTGAAGCTGATGACGTGTTTGGTACGGTGGAAACCATTAATCTACGTAACACGCTTGTGGAAACCTTTTTTGGCCAGCGCGTGATTGTGCCAAACAAAATTTTATTTAGAAACAAATTAACTAACTACACCACTAAACGTGTAAGACGCATTGAAGTACCGGTAGGTATTTCTTATGGCGACGACCCACAAAAAGCGGAAGAGGTGATTGTTGAAGCAATTAACGCGCTAGACTTCGTTATTAAAAAAGAAGAAACCGCAGTGTATGCGTCGGGATTTGGTGATAGCAGTATAGATCTTTTGGTTTGGTTTTGGATTGATTATCCAGGAGAAACTGGTTTTATGCAGGCAAGGCATATGGCGGTTGTTGAAGTTAAGAAAGCGCTTGAGCAGTCTGATATTCTTATCCCATTCCCAATTCGTACACTCGACTTTGGTGCTAAGGGCGGGCGAGAGCTAGATGCGATTATTGAAGAAAAAATTAATATTGCACGCATGAAAGAAAATAAGGCATCGCCAGACGAAAGCAACAACAGCAAAAATAATGATTCAGAAAAAAAGCAGAGTAGCCAAGGACAGGCTTCGTCCTCAAGCAAGCAAGGCGAGCCAAATAGTGACAGTGGCAGTAAAGAGCACTCAGAAGAAACGGCTTAA
- a CDS encoding imm11 family protein, translating to MTKFNDEYYIALSRNDDRQIRMSINERSKNYLYDGFKLSIGSPLFVEQGYVERDKRLGVTSHRTDIMSGCGSFIMEKTVKDKIAQYVFNGMQLYPSVFIDVNEQWYDNYWYLNIWEDLDCWDRKKSIYDPIDDDWDEDDTMIDQYYLDEQVLNEIPEKQRLIFRMGGESSGYIFMHQKLVDIFQENHFTGIRFFKVSEFTEGDQYQ from the coding sequence ATGACAAAATTTAATGATGAATACTATATAGCACTATCACGCAATGATGATCGTCAAATTAGAATGTCGATAAATGAAAGATCTAAAAATTACCTTTATGATGGATTTAAATTGTCTATAGGATCCCCTCTATTTGTTGAGCAGGGATATGTAGAAAGGGATAAAAGACTCGGAGTAACATCTCATAGAACTGATATTATGTCTGGGTGTGGTTCATTTATAATGGAGAAAACCGTAAAAGATAAAATAGCACAATATGTTTTCAATGGTATGCAGCTTTATCCGAGTGTTTTCATAGATGTAAATGAACAATGGTATGATAATTATTGGTATTTAAATATTTGGGAAGATTTAGACTGTTGGGATCGTAAAAAGTCTATATACGACCCAATTGATGATGACTGGGATGAAGACGATACCATGATCGACCAGTACTACCTAGATGAACAAGTTTTGAATGAAATACCTGAAAAGCAGCGTTTAATTTTTAGAATGGGTGGGGAAAGTAGTGGTTATATTTTTATGCATCAAAAACTTGTAGACATATTTCAAGAAAATCATTTCACAGGCATCCGATTTTTTAAAGTAAGTGAGTTTACTGAAGGAGATCAATATCAATAA
- a CDS encoding class I SAM-dependent methyltransferase, with translation MSNLHNKHCDQSSSAWSDQSTIAYVKQWGELPLHNKVPEFCNLQPSEVVLDIGCGSGAAVRAIANKLVTGHVTGIDPTPKMLEIATSHSMSNSEAQRMTFLLASAEQIPAESESCDLVLAVNTIHHWANVSEGMKEVYRILKPSGRFVAIDDLWEESPEYTQSPVEDSEASHQMDKLKTRHGIVELLKNNGFLNISDVDYRTTDVTASIITGYKES, from the coding sequence ATGTCAAATCTACATAATAAACATTGCGATCAATCCTCAAGTGCATGGAGTGATCAGTCAACCATAGCTTACGTTAAGCAGTGGGGGGAGTTGCCTCTTCATAATAAAGTGCCTGAATTTTGTAACCTGCAACCATCTGAAGTAGTGCTTGATATTGGCTGTGGCAGTGGTGCAGCGGTAAGAGCTATTGCCAATAAACTTGTTACTGGGCATGTAACAGGGATAGATCCAACGCCTAAAATGCTTGAGATCGCTACGAGCCATTCAATGTCTAATAGTGAAGCACAACGGATGACTTTTTTATTAGCAAGCGCCGAACAAATACCTGCTGAGAGTGAGTCTTGCGACTTAGTACTTGCTGTGAATACCATTCATCATTGGGCAAATGTTAGCGAAGGTATGAAAGAGGTATATAGAATATTGAAGCCATCTGGGCGATTTGTCGCAATTGACGACCTGTGGGAAGAGTCTCCTGAGTACACCCAATCACCAGTTGAAGATAGCGAAGCGTCTCATCAGATGGATAAGCTTAAAACTAGACATGGCATAGTAGAGTTACTAAAAAACAATGGCTTTTTAAACATATCCGACGTTGACTACCGAACAACGGATGTCACTGCATCAATCATCACAGGTTATAAAGAAAGCTAA
- a CDS encoding imm11 family protein: protein MNKYDDEYYIILNDYHDQTLYVDALQKSADRRYRYKKLTLGQEPLFFENGYKEEAIEKGINLPVTDVLMDGVTPIITTKLRDKIKHIDFKVMQLYPSVYIDDKDKWHENYWCMNFWEEVDYWDKEKSKLSKTSRKRLATNPNAVVIDIYKYVLDVEKLDKVPLAERLIFKIDRGMGYIFIHQSIADILMEENPTGIKLVKVSDFEEGKQF from the coding sequence ATGAATAAGTATGACGATGAATATTATATTATATTAAACGATTATCATGACCAAACGCTTTATGTGGATGCATTACAGAAGTCGGCAGATAGACGTTATCGCTATAAAAAGCTGACTCTAGGACAAGAGCCACTATTTTTTGAGAATGGCTATAAAGAAGAAGCGATTGAAAAAGGTATTAACTTACCTGTCACGGATGTATTGATGGACGGTGTAACTCCAATTATTACTACCAAGCTAAGGGATAAGATTAAACATATCGACTTTAAAGTGATGCAGCTTTACCCCTCAGTGTATATTGATGATAAAGACAAGTGGCATGAAAATTACTGGTGCATGAATTTTTGGGAAGAAGTTGATTACTGGGATAAAGAAAAATCGAAGTTATCAAAAACGAGCCGAAAAAGACTCGCTACCAACCCTAATGCAGTTGTCATAGACATATATAAGTATGTACTAGATGTTGAAAAGTTAGATAAAGTGCCACTAGCAGAAAGACTTATATTTAAGATAGATAGAGGGATGGGTTATATTTTCATTCACCAATCAATTGCTGACATTCTCATGGAAGAAAACCCAACAGGTATCAAGTTAGTGAAAGTGTCTGACTTTGAAGAAGGCAAGCAGTTTTAA
- a CDS encoding serine hydrolase domain-containing protein, with amino-acid sequence MNKLIFSVIFTYLITLNCYAAMTSALASKFELHIQKYVEEEKFQGAVLVARDGEVLFRSAFGYADIDNKLENTIHTQFLIGSLTKSMTAVAIMRLVELGKLELHIPISKYIPKLDKQLAKKLTLHRLLKHQSGLPQHLERLINFEEKDISANEILDIINTAELAFTSGTQYQYSNLNYHLAAMAIENVTGKSYREAMNTLVFTPLGMQHSGVERISHPPSNRANGYRKGIWGLNRDENIIAYALGSGDIYSTVDDLFRWEQSMYKDSFLSKESVSMLLSGENKAFGYYSYGFRVRDYQRASSAKVGTLARHGGSMDGFLANLHRYIDDKLTVIVLANVRSFPIRALTFELKEIALGLSANERTRAQLE; translated from the coding sequence ATGAATAAGCTTATATTCAGTGTGATATTCACTTATCTAATCACGCTAAATTGTTATGCCGCAATGACAAGTGCCCTAGCAAGTAAATTTGAATTACACATTCAAAAGTATGTTGAAGAAGAAAAGTTTCAGGGGGCAGTGTTAGTTGCTCGTGATGGTGAGGTGTTGTTTCGCTCCGCTTTTGGTTACGCTGATATTGATAACAAGCTAGAAAATACGATACACACTCAGTTTTTAATAGGATCATTAACTAAGTCAATGACTGCGGTTGCAATTATGCGGCTGGTTGAATTAGGAAAACTGGAATTACATATTCCAATTAGCAAGTACATTCCAAAATTAGATAAGCAATTAGCAAAAAAATTAACGCTGCATCGATTGCTGAAACACCAATCAGGCTTACCACAACATCTTGAAAGATTAATCAATTTTGAAGAGAAAGATATCAGTGCGAATGAAATACTAGACATCATTAATACTGCCGAGCTAGCGTTTACTTCAGGTACTCAGTATCAGTATTCAAACTTAAATTATCATTTAGCGGCTATGGCGATAGAAAACGTGACCGGAAAAAGCTACAGAGAAGCAATGAACACTTTGGTTTTTACCCCGTTAGGTATGCAGCACTCTGGCGTAGAGCGCATTAGTCACCCGCCAAGTAACAGGGCAAATGGTTATAGAAAGGGAATATGGGGGCTAAATAGGGATGAAAATATTATTGCCTATGCGCTTGGTTCTGGAGATATATACTCAACAGTAGATGACTTATTCCGGTGGGAGCAGTCGATGTACAAGGATAGTTTTTTGTCAAAAGAAAGTGTCTCAATGCTATTAAGTGGAGAGAATAAGGCGTTTGGATATTACAGTTATGGTTTTAGAGTGCGCGACTATCAACGAGCTAGCTCGGCGAAAGTGGGAACGCTGGCTCGGCATGGTGGGTCAATGGATGGTTTCTTAGCAAATTTGCATCGATATATCGATGATAAATTAACGGTGATTGTGTTGGCAAATGTTCGCTCGTTTCCGATAAGAGCGTTAACGTTCGAGTTAAAAGAAATAGCCTTAGGGCTTAGCGCTAACGAAAGGACGCGTGCTCAACTCGAGTAG
- a CDS encoding DUF2937 family protein — protein sequence MFILRFIDKLLFGFLLILALQIPLLAEHYHQYLSGYYYATQAQVEGYKLTAKAHEYPDVYAMIERHLNNELPSVRTDAQQKLDTLKEYEQLQSALVVFEQGNILEKTLFMFHPQRYQRLDNIIENFHPGIPLTIDAMIFALLFTVVINLCWASPVFCYRYYRNSYRKRKA from the coding sequence ATGTTTATTTTACGCTTTATTGATAAATTACTTTTTGGTTTTCTGTTGATTTTAGCGTTACAAATTCCTTTGCTTGCCGAGCATTATCATCAATATCTTTCTGGATACTATTATGCGACGCAAGCTCAGGTTGAAGGATACAAGCTAACAGCAAAAGCGCATGAATACCCTGATGTGTATGCCATGATAGAGCGGCATTTAAACAATGAGTTACCTAGCGTGCGTACAGATGCGCAGCAAAAATTGGATACGCTGAAAGAATACGAGCAGCTTCAGTCGGCACTGGTGGTGTTTGAACAGGGCAATATTCTAGAAAAAACCTTATTCATGTTTCACCCGCAACGCTACCAAAGACTCGATAACATTATTGAAAATTTTCACCCAGGCATTCCTCTAACAATAGATGCCATGATATTTGCGCTACTGTTTACGGTGGTAATCAATCTGTGTTGGGCTAGCCCTGTTTTTTGTTATCGGTATTATCGAAATAGCTATCGCAAGAGAAAAGCTTAA
- a CDS encoding MarR family winged helix-turn-helix transcriptional regulator encodes MMLLTMNLDKSLIKFQRIIARAWDIQALENKENSLSYSEFEYLLCVYTAENSEIDTDSTDHDDSAHLSVLAAEMQVQKSSASLMINKLEKRGLIYRATCQYDARAQHILLTELGRKLFLKAQNTVYKSLEQSFKTLLDDEEYNNFEKALTKLCSAYHSDC; translated from the coding sequence ATGATGTTGTTGACGATGAACTTAGATAAATCACTGATAAAATTCCAACGAATTATTGCTAGAGCGTGGGATATTCAAGCGCTTGAGAATAAAGAAAACAGTTTGAGTTACAGTGAATTTGAGTACTTGCTTTGTGTTTATACGGCAGAAAACTCAGAAATAGATACTGACAGTACAGACCATGACGATAGTGCCCATTTGTCTGTATTAGCCGCTGAAATGCAGGTGCAGAAATCATCTGCCAGCTTAATGATCAACAAACTGGAAAAAAGAGGCCTAATATATCGTGCAACTTGCCAATATGACGCAAGAGCACAACATATATTATTAACTGAACTAGGTCGGAAGTTATTCTTGAAGGCTCAAAATACAGTTTATAAAAGCTTAGAGCAATCGTTCAAAACCCTTTTAGATGATGAAGAGTACAATAATTTTGAGAAAGCATTAACTAAGCTTTGCAGTGCTTATCATAGCGATTGCTAA
- a CDS encoding glycine-rich domain-containing protein — MDAGVILIIIFGSAAIVIALILARVAKRAKRAKRLRFIETYMFPQKVSQQVKDTYPHLTDSDVAKVIDGLKEWFCICYMAGKRPVSMPSQVVDVAWHEMILFTKEYQRFCNKALGYFLHHTPSEAMKSDRSAQQGIKLAWKLSCLRKGVSTDNPKRLPILFSLDARLKIPDGFKYSLNCNGPRSKGHCATHIGCASFSPGCASGYSGDCANADANGGGDSISSCGSSCGSSGCGGGS, encoded by the coding sequence ATGGATGCTGGAGTAATCTTAATTATTATATTTGGTAGTGCTGCGATTGTTATTGCACTCATTTTAGCTAGAGTTGCTAAACGCGCTAAGCGAGCAAAACGCTTAAGGTTTATTGAAACGTATATGTTTCCGCAAAAAGTGTCTCAGCAGGTAAAAGATACATACCCACATTTAACTGATAGTGATGTGGCGAAAGTGATTGATGGATTAAAAGAGTGGTTTTGCATTTGTTACATGGCAGGCAAAAGGCCAGTATCTATGCCTTCTCAAGTGGTTGATGTAGCTTGGCATGAAATGATTTTATTCACCAAAGAATACCAGCGGTTTTGTAATAAGGCTCTGGGTTATTTTTTACATCATACGCCGTCTGAAGCAATGAAGTCAGATCGCTCAGCGCAGCAAGGTATAAAACTAGCGTGGAAGCTGTCATGTTTGCGAAAAGGAGTTTCAACGGATAATCCCAAACGTTTACCAATCCTTTTCTCCCTTGATGCAAGGCTGAAAATTCCAGATGGATTTAAATACTCTTTAAATTGTAATGGGCCTCGAAGCAAGGGGCATTGTGCTACTCATATTGGGTGTGCCTCATTTAGTCCAGGATGCGCTTCAGGCTACAGTGGCGATTGCGCAAACGCGGATGCAAATGGTGGCGGAGACTCAATCAGTAGTTGTGGTTCAAGTTGCGGTAGTAGTGGATGTGGTGGAGGCAGCTAA
- a CDS encoding AHH domain-containing protein has translation MRDSILEAFSGSRIRAKADATSSVNWELNVAAQIPPSEIAYRKLVAIPLTDAQRQALPREIKLRLHSDNWCLIPHNNVELFRYRRHCQFWVLHKKQWYKTTFSDFKRQSRDTQRILLAPFQPQFSYYAENTSASTQKKRGLTQREVQQFFHHVPESEPVQPTVYISYPSNGSVITFTDNKAHNARRRIAARGSVSVSQWVNLTWEGPSSSDTVVDIGKRPYMHGAMSWSKEIYLSPGKYTLTAKAGQMTQMSHFEVIAEQKLAGWLKVQAYYNDSWQTPMPAENLTIKINDAVYQSALTLNSGSGTNTFVTSLKEATNTKDEAGVIVLDKIPEGTVELEFTPQEGIEQEIASLRHAIIAILDGAYRDTVKNMAPFQTQWDDYGYAAIAIAGAQGLYAGTDKWLEDQADLFEIDTWSSLASDITSLTDKALDYAADYAQDTYIGIRDSANQTTDWVADNADKLASWNWWHSQSQAAMNEAKAIYTDANAHVQQRIDDATDFLQQSQQSLEKLIQHRHAIAALPDTIAIGDVDKVQYFIDNALMDIDPDFANTIKQSKHFHTVLELIADHDTALAYSAYASLIIESVPPNFYSYVNGKGSAYLAIEVILLIATALFTAGTGTAARASMLMAKLSASTAKAASANNKIQHAQSAIHALSKTVDDFVHCSEKLKYLGEKLMKARNKGVVTSSSGKTTLVRKKDSEQRNQRCRLCKKTDHVTPRSLRGNAKKDKLYPNRMQRAVKHDKDHPINNGIHMAAHHLISAEGVKRSKLGGLLEHRGYDINQLENLVYLPSTFEGACQLRVQLHKGNHTYALPGEKPYHDQVKSMVEKLEVSLEKCSANGQGTNNVKVEMDELSQELLQRIAEFRVPLTSVFRNFKPSSKVGCSNHVRVPDSQGSLARCHHERNHVGQTHYLNPHAEHNKVPKEITYTKSYYQLSVKR, from the coding sequence ATGAGAGACAGCATTTTGGAAGCATTCAGTGGCTCACGTATTCGTGCTAAAGCAGATGCTACCTCAAGTGTAAATTGGGAATTAAACGTTGCAGCACAGATTCCGCCTTCTGAGATTGCCTACCGCAAATTGGTTGCTATTCCGTTAACAGATGCACAACGCCAAGCGTTACCACGAGAAATTAAACTGCGACTACATAGTGACAATTGGTGTTTGATCCCTCACAACAACGTTGAATTATTTCGTTATCGTCGTCATTGTCAGTTCTGGGTGTTGCATAAAAAGCAGTGGTATAAAACTACTTTTTCTGACTTTAAGCGCCAAAGCCGTGATACACAGCGCATTCTATTGGCGCCATTTCAACCTCAATTTAGCTATTATGCAGAAAATACCAGCGCTTCTACTCAGAAAAAGCGCGGCTTGACTCAGCGTGAAGTTCAGCAGTTTTTTCACCATGTCCCCGAGTCAGAACCCGTACAACCTACGGTTTATATCAGTTATCCAAGCAATGGTAGCGTTATTACCTTTACGGATAACAAAGCCCACAACGCACGGCGGCGGATAGCCGCAAGAGGCTCAGTCAGTGTCTCTCAATGGGTTAACTTAACATGGGAAGGGCCTAGCTCAAGTGATACCGTGGTTGATATAGGCAAAAGACCCTATATGCATGGCGCAATGAGCTGGTCGAAAGAGATATACTTAAGCCCAGGAAAATACACCTTAACCGCCAAAGCTGGCCAGATGACACAAATGAGCCACTTTGAGGTAATCGCAGAGCAAAAATTAGCAGGTTGGTTAAAAGTACAAGCGTATTATAACGATAGCTGGCAAACGCCGATGCCCGCTGAAAATCTAACCATAAAAATCAATGATGCGGTATATCAATCGGCACTTACCCTTAATAGCGGCTCAGGCACTAATACCTTTGTTACTTCATTAAAAGAAGCCACCAACACCAAAGATGAAGCAGGCGTAATAGTATTAGACAAAATTCCTGAAGGGACTGTTGAACTTGAATTTACGCCGCAAGAAGGCATTGAACAAGAAATCGCGTCACTACGTCATGCTATCATCGCCATTTTAGATGGGGCTTATCGCGATACGGTAAAGAACATGGCACCGTTTCAAACGCAGTGGGATGATTACGGTTATGCCGCCATAGCCATTGCAGGTGCACAAGGGCTTTATGCCGGTACGGATAAATGGCTGGAAGACCAAGCCGATTTATTTGAGATTGACACATGGTCAAGTTTAGCAAGCGACATCACAAGCCTAACAGACAAGGCGCTAGACTATGCCGCAGATTATGCTCAAGACACTTATATCGGCATTCGTGACAGTGCCAACCAAACGACCGATTGGGTGGCTGATAATGCAGATAAGCTAGCCAGTTGGAATTGGTGGCATAGCCAAAGTCAGGCCGCCATGAATGAAGCAAAAGCCATTTATACTGACGCAAACGCTCATGTGCAGCAGCGTATTGACGATGCGACTGACTTTTTACAGCAAAGCCAGCAATCACTTGAAAAGTTAATACAACACCGACACGCAATTGCAGCACTTCCCGATACAATAGCAATAGGTGATGTAGATAAAGTACAGTACTTTATTGATAACGCATTAATGGACATTGACCCAGACTTCGCCAATACCATTAAACAAAGTAAACACTTTCATACCGTCCTTGAATTGATTGCCGACCACGACACCGCCTTAGCGTATTCAGCCTATGCAAGTTTAATTATTGAATCAGTCCCTCCTAACTTTTACAGTTATGTAAATGGCAAAGGCAGTGCGTACCTTGCGATTGAAGTAATATTACTGATTGCGACAGCCTTGTTTACCGCAGGCACTGGCACCGCCGCCCGCGCCAGTATGCTGATGGCTAAATTGTCAGCCAGCACCGCCAAAGCCGCAAGTGCAAATAACAAAATACAACACGCTCAATCCGCTATTCATGCATTGAGCAAAACTGTGGATGATTTTGTGCACTGTAGCGAAAAACTAAAATACTTGGGTGAAAAGCTGATGAAAGCCAGAAACAAAGGCGTTGTCACGTCTTCATCTGGCAAAACCACGTTAGTTAGGAAAAAAGACAGCGAGCAACGCAACCAACGTTGCCGATTATGCAAAAAAACTGACCATGTAACCCCACGCAGTTTAAGAGGCAATGCGAAGAAAGATAAGCTATACCCCAACAGAATGCAGCGCGCTGTAAAACACGACAAAGACCACCCCATTAATAACGGTATTCACATGGCCGCGCATCATTTGATTTCAGCAGAAGGTGTCAAACGCTCAAAGCTTGGTGGCCTATTAGAGCACCGTGGCTACGACATCAACCAGTTAGAAAATCTTGTATATTTACCCAGCACCTTTGAGGGAGCCTGTCAGTTAAGAGTGCAACTGCATAAAGGCAACCATACTTATGCGCTACCCGGTGAGAAGCCTTATCATGACCAAGTAAAAAGTATGGTAGAAAAATTAGAGGTTTCTCTTGAAAAGTGCTCCGCTAACGGACAAGGTACCAATAACGTGAAAGTAGAGATGGATGAACTAAGCCAAGAGCTATTGCAGCGAATTGCTGAATTTAGAGTCCCATTAACTTCAGTATTTAGAAACTTCAAACCCTCCAGCAAAGTTGGTTGTTCAAACCATGTTAGAGTGCCAGATAGTCAAGGAAGCCTAGCTAGATGCCACCATGAACGAAATCACGTAGGGCAGACTCACTATCTCAATCCGCATGCAGAACACAATAAAGTACCGAAAGAAATTACCTACACAAAATCTTATTATCAACTTAGCGTAAAGCGCTAG